In Pseudoalteromonas xiamenensis, the following are encoded in one genomic region:
- a CDS encoding sensor histidine kinase — protein sequence MRLIITILLTMLTLQAWGTPNFSDTSQVMKRYDYDSGLSQVSVTALAQDQFGYIWIGTQAGLNRFDGHEFKQFVSKQQNKNSLAGGFITSLCHESNKLWIGTSTGLSVYHTDLGIFQTFLASEYEAIASDRVAHIDCKTNKVIVSTEIGFPYVLDVKTLQPEVLPFEKLQVKNVVRKESQYFYLTDDSLSFFDSVSNKHEIVLEGNFRRFEISASRIYLFNQHSTLIVLDTNSKKVVWQKEFDPDEGAVLNDLTVSADQITLATENGVYLLNLSGKVIRHWKKTEQYQQGLQDNNILSVMRDSDDDLWIGTETRGLQFLSKLSDSFGHVGEFNYNENPIGSPDVRGFALDGDGTLWIATSDGPKIFDGFGFIKPAQIYPQMATLENVFITKLFINGHHLWITTRGAGIYRLDLNSSELSNWRPEIESATELNFNDVNVYDGAIVTSSRGSGLLLFDERTQRFEPFFKNLSIKAPNHVTSIMVQGRTLWFGSVGDGLYRFQDGRIEHLTTEHGLASDIVFMIIADDKGKIWVASEAGLSIVSNSFSVERTLRQTDGLANDAIWSVIFDGKSHVWVGTSGGLSQIDVNDYTIYNFLPVDGVQDYEFNYNAAWLSPDGRVFMGGSKGFNQFYPEKINIKEYQNPLIISEIAVLGEQLQPSEAGLINRAPELTSNIELQYDQDIISLQFSSLEFTSDRQLKYFYRVIGLSDTWLRLANGTRQVNLLKLSAGDYQVEVYTVNRFNQHSPTKRFAIKVYAPIWWNFWSKSLYSIVLLGLIAIFLRMRQKRFKQVVDDNKKMTELQERLELSLWASGDELWDWHLKTKQIFRHRVTPRIEYGDSFERLEVEDMSRYVHPKDCILLEDKLESCIKGIVDSYEVPLRVKDIAGNWVWVLDRGKVVTRDSNGIAIRIAGALKDITELKSHQDALQKLNEQLEIKVAMRTDELYKKNQKLEQAMMELKRTQQDLIESERMASLGNLVAGVAHEINTPLGVAITALTYNMECLSQIEKKLENKTLKQSDLEKSIVEQNSGYGLVMRNLDRAQTLITNFKQVAVDQSSETERVVNIKKYIMDVFDSLSPMIKGKGIEVEVTGEDGQDLLTYPGAIYQILTNLLNNSVIHGFEKQDNGKVTTEINLNNKYVEIIYRDNGVGVKPEIIANIFDPFVTSKRNQGGCGLGMHIVYNLVTQLLKGDIKCHSKQGQGVEFVIKLPIQKVEGEEVA from the coding sequence ATGCGCCTAATCATCACCATCTTACTTACGATGCTGACGTTGCAAGCTTGGGGTACACCTAATTTTTCGGATACGTCTCAAGTTATGAAACGGTACGACTACGACTCAGGGCTTAGTCAGGTCAGCGTAACCGCACTTGCACAGGATCAGTTCGGCTACATTTGGATAGGGACGCAAGCGGGACTCAATCGCTTTGACGGACATGAATTTAAGCAGTTTGTTTCAAAACAACAAAATAAAAACAGTTTGGCGGGTGGTTTTATTACATCGCTTTGCCACGAAAGTAACAAATTGTGGATCGGAACTAGTACTGGACTCAGCGTTTACCATACAGATTTAGGTATTTTTCAAACCTTTTTGGCGTCTGAATATGAGGCTATCGCATCAGACCGCGTTGCACATATTGATTGTAAAACGAATAAAGTAATTGTGAGTACGGAAATTGGATTCCCCTACGTACTCGATGTGAAAACGCTTCAACCAGAAGTATTGCCATTCGAAAAGTTACAAGTCAAAAATGTCGTTCGCAAAGAATCCCAATACTTTTATTTGACCGACGATAGCTTGAGCTTTTTTGATTCTGTGTCCAACAAACATGAAATAGTACTCGAGGGAAATTTTCGCCGATTTGAAATCTCCGCGAGCCGAATTTATCTTTTTAATCAGCATAGTACGCTTATTGTTCTTGATACGAACTCTAAGAAAGTGGTTTGGCAAAAAGAATTCGATCCCGATGAAGGAGCAGTCTTAAACGACCTAACTGTGTCTGCAGATCAAATAACACTTGCGACGGAGAATGGCGTCTACTTGCTCAATCTCAGTGGTAAAGTAATTCGCCATTGGAAAAAAACGGAACAATATCAGCAGGGGCTACAAGACAATAACATTCTATCTGTCATGCGTGACAGCGACGATGACCTTTGGATAGGAACCGAAACACGTGGATTGCAGTTCTTATCTAAACTCAGTGATTCATTTGGTCATGTAGGTGAGTTCAATTACAACGAAAACCCAATTGGTTCCCCTGATGTACGAGGATTTGCTTTAGATGGCGACGGAACGCTTTGGATAGCAACATCAGATGGGCCGAAAATCTTTGATGGCTTTGGGTTTATAAAGCCCGCACAAATTTACCCGCAAATGGCTACATTGGAAAATGTATTTATCACCAAACTGTTTATTAACGGACATCATTTATGGATAACGACTCGAGGTGCGGGAATATACCGTTTAGATTTAAATTCCAGTGAGTTGTCAAATTGGCGACCAGAAATTGAATCAGCAACGGAATTAAACTTCAATGATGTCAATGTATACGATGGCGCTATCGTGACGAGTTCGCGAGGTAGTGGTTTACTCTTATTTGATGAGCGAACTCAACGTTTTGAACCATTTTTTAAAAATTTATCTATCAAAGCGCCAAATCACGTCACTTCTATTATGGTTCAAGGTCGTACTCTCTGGTTTGGTTCTGTTGGTGATGGTCTCTACCGTTTTCAAGATGGTCGAATTGAACACCTAACGACAGAACATGGTTTAGCGTCAGACATTGTGTTTATGATCATCGCCGATGACAAAGGTAAAATTTGGGTTGCAAGTGAAGCGGGCCTTTCCATTGTTAGTAACAGTTTTAGTGTTGAGCGAACGTTACGTCAAACGGACGGACTTGCAAATGATGCAATTTGGTCGGTCATATTTGATGGAAAGTCACATGTTTGGGTTGGCACTAGTGGTGGTTTAAGTCAAATAGACGTTAACGACTACACCATTTATAACTTTTTACCCGTTGATGGTGTACAGGACTATGAGTTTAATTACAACGCGGCGTGGCTTTCACCAGATGGCCGTGTTTTTATGGGGGGATCAAAAGGATTTAATCAGTTTTACCCAGAAAAAATCAACATAAAAGAATATCAAAACCCACTTATTATCAGCGAGATAGCGGTGCTTGGGGAACAGCTTCAACCCAGTGAAGCAGGATTAATTAACAGAGCGCCAGAATTAACGTCCAATATTGAGCTGCAGTATGATCAAGATATTATCTCTCTCCAATTCTCAAGTTTAGAATTTACTTCGGATAGACAACTTAAATATTTCTATCGAGTTATCGGGTTAAGTGACACTTGGTTGCGTTTGGCAAATGGTACTCGTCAGGTGAACTTACTTAAGTTGTCCGCCGGCGATTACCAAGTGGAGGTTTATACCGTCAATCGCTTTAATCAACATTCTCCAACCAAACGATTTGCAATCAAAGTGTATGCACCAATTTGGTGGAATTTTTGGTCCAAATCGCTCTACTCGATAGTTTTACTAGGATTAATCGCAATTTTCCTTCGTATGAGGCAAAAACGTTTCAAACAAGTAGTAGACGACAACAAGAAAATGACAGAGTTGCAAGAACGTTTGGAGTTGTCCCTTTGGGCCTCAGGAGATGAGCTTTGGGATTGGCATTTAAAAACGAAACAGATATTCAGGCACAGGGTAACGCCGCGTATCGAGTATGGGGATTCTTTCGAACGCCTAGAAGTAGAAGATATGAGCCGATATGTACATCCGAAAGATTGTATTTTGTTGGAGGATAAGCTCGAGTCTTGTATTAAAGGCATCGTAGATAGTTATGAAGTGCCATTGAGAGTTAAGGATATTGCAGGTAACTGGGTATGGGTGTTGGATAGGGGGAAAGTAGTTACTCGAGATAGTAACGGAATTGCAATTCGTATTGCTGGTGCACTCAAAGACATCACGGAATTAAAGTCGCATCAAGATGCATTGCAAAAACTCAATGAGCAATTGGAAATCAAAGTCGCGATGAGAACGGATGAACTGTATAAGAAAAACCAGAAACTTGAACAGGCTATGATGGAGTTAAAACGTACACAGCAAGATCTGATTGAAAGTGAACGAATGGCTTCTTTAGGTAATTTAGTCGCGGGTGTTGCGCATGAGATAAATACGCCGCTTGGCGTTGCCATTACTGCGTTAACTTACAACATGGAATGCCTCTCACAAATAGAGAAAAAGCTTGAAAACAAAACGCTAAAACAAAGTGATTTAGAGAAGTCTATCGTTGAGCAAAACAGCGGGTACGGACTTGTGATGCGCAACCTTGATCGTGCCCAAACACTTATCACAAACTTCAAGCAGGTAGCTGTCGACCAATCCAGTGAGACCGAGCGCGTTGTAAATATTAAGAAATACATCATGGATGTCTTTGATTCGTTGAGTCCAATGATTAAAGGTAAAGGCATCGAAGTCGAAGTGACCGGAGAAGATGGGCAAGATCTCCTTACTTATCCAGGTGCAATCTATCAAATTCTGACGAATCTGCTTAATAACTCAGTGATCCACGGTTTCGAGAAACAGGATAATGGGAAAGTAACGACAGAAATAAACCTAAACAACAAATATGTTGAAATTATCTATCGAGACAATGGCGTTGGTGTCAAACCAGAAATAATCGCCAATATTTTTGATCCTTTTGTCACCTCAAAACGCAATCAAGGTGGATGTGGGCTTGGTATGCACATTGTGTATAACCTAGTTACGCAACTCTTAAAAGGAGATATTAAATGTCACTCAAAACAAGGACAAGGTGTCGAATTTGTCATTAAGCTACCGATCCAAAAAGTTGAAGGTGAAGAAGTTGCTTAG
- a CDS encoding alkaline phosphatase D family protein has product MVRRLEAHQLCFQLVTTTRCKPKIVIAGYSVQQHDIELQLGERCVLYILRLVPTKQPFPVDLKLRYELLVDDERVDLSHLAYENDYLEIVIPNRLEEVLHGSCRNPHHESRDSLRTADEYLETARQRGDLGPQLLLMSGDQIYADDVAGPMLLAITQLSVLLGLYPDKHATLALPVSIQEQLYHRPDYLPKTPWQNRSKLCVGYWFKKDEPHFTSMKAGNHLISLAEFIALYLLTWSSEAWQLIDFSKLNYIGSNAKHASQFNHELTWIKRYVDDLPRAERIFANVSTLMMFDDHDVTDDWNLTAKWEQAVYQTPQSARIINNGMTAYWLFQGLGNDAGETTNQLTVNFVEALKDRFWDWQTFSKPLQRFNSWHYCLNTTPKVVVLDTRTHRWRNDDHFNEPSGLMDSDRLLELEQNLVSHDQVILVSPAPVFGVKAIEAIQALFNACGEPLLVDVENWMAHEGAAKKLLDIFRRPDTPSETIILSGDVHYSFCFSVKARFGKHDNRIWQLTASGIKNEFPKKLIKVLDKLDSWLYAPYSPLNLFTKRWQMNVGKHSIVGSKKTYLVSDSSISLVSLHNGTLEKYQLLHGNGGWSQFDLEE; this is encoded by the coding sequence ATGGTGAGACGATTAGAAGCTCACCAGCTGTGCTTCCAACTGGTGACTACAACACGTTGTAAGCCAAAAATCGTTATTGCGGGATACAGCGTTCAACAGCATGACATCGAACTTCAACTCGGTGAACGTTGTGTGCTGTATATTTTGAGGCTTGTGCCGACCAAACAACCATTTCCTGTCGACCTTAAATTGCGCTATGAGCTTTTAGTTGACGATGAGCGAGTCGATTTGAGCCATCTCGCCTACGAAAATGATTATCTTGAAATTGTTATTCCAAATCGATTGGAAGAAGTTTTACATGGTTCATGTCGTAACCCACATCACGAAAGCCGCGATAGTTTACGTACCGCAGACGAATATTTAGAAACAGCAAGACAACGAGGCGATTTAGGACCGCAACTGCTTTTGATGTCCGGCGATCAAATTTACGCAGATGACGTTGCAGGTCCCATGCTACTTGCCATCACGCAATTGTCGGTACTTTTAGGTCTATATCCAGACAAACATGCAACGTTGGCGCTACCTGTGTCCATTCAGGAGCAACTGTATCATCGGCCGGACTATTTACCTAAAACGCCATGGCAAAACAGATCTAAACTATGCGTAGGGTATTGGTTTAAAAAAGATGAACCTCATTTCACAAGCATGAAAGCAGGTAATCATCTGATTTCACTTGCTGAGTTTATCGCGCTTTATTTACTAACATGGTCCTCTGAGGCGTGGCAATTGATTGATTTTTCTAAACTCAATTACATCGGCTCAAATGCAAAACATGCTAGTCAATTCAACCATGAGCTAACGTGGATAAAACGGTATGTCGACGATTTACCACGCGCTGAACGAATATTTGCCAACGTATCGACACTGATGATGTTTGATGACCATGATGTCACAGACGATTGGAATCTAACAGCAAAATGGGAACAGGCTGTATATCAAACCCCACAAAGTGCTCGGATCATCAACAATGGCATGACTGCCTATTGGTTATTTCAGGGATTAGGTAATGATGCAGGAGAAACAACGAACCAACTTACCGTAAATTTTGTCGAAGCACTAAAAGACCGATTTTGGGACTGGCAAACTTTTTCGAAACCGTTACAACGTTTTAATAGTTGGCACTATTGTCTTAACACGACGCCTAAAGTGGTAGTCCTTGATACTCGAACTCATCGATGGCGTAACGATGACCATTTCAACGAACCATCTGGTCTTATGGACTCGGATCGTTTGCTTGAACTCGAACAAAATTTAGTTAGTCACGATCAAGTCATCTTAGTGTCTCCAGCGCCCGTGTTTGGTGTTAAAGCCATTGAAGCAATTCAAGCGCTATTTAATGCGTGTGGCGAGCCATTGCTCGTTGATGTTGAGAATTGGATGGCGCATGAAGGTGCTGCGAAAAAACTGCTCGATATCTTTAGGCGTCCTGATACACCAAGTGAAACAATAATCTTGTCCGGAGACGTACATTACTCTTTCTGCTTTTCCGTGAAAGCGCGTTTTGGCAAGCACGATAATCGAATTTGGCAGTTAACGGCATCTGGAATCAAAAATGAATTCCCTAAAAAGCTTATTAAGGTTTTAGATAAACTTGATAGTTGGTTGTATGCCCCATATAGCCCGTTAAATTTATTTACCAAGCGATGGCAAATGAATGTTGGAAAACACTCTATTGTAGGTAGCAAAAAGACATACCTTGTCAGTGATTCTTCGATAAGCCTTGTATCTCTGCATAACGGAACGCTCGAGAAATACCAACTGTTACATGGTAACGGTGGATGGAGCCAATTCGACTTAGAAGAATAA
- a CDS encoding PilZ domain-containing protein, whose translation MQELLADFEDLDELYRCYMAFLREGGLFVKSNMRFELGTTVSSRVTLPDALEEDVIQGKVVWVSPQGAQNANPPGVGVAFGENSQPFNDKIIKLLGTSLNSDKPTYTM comes from the coding sequence GTGCAAGAATTACTCGCGGATTTTGAAGACCTAGATGAGCTTTACCGTTGTTATATGGCTTTCCTAAGAGAAGGTGGGCTATTTGTTAAAAGCAACATGCGTTTTGAATTGGGGACGACAGTATCGTCGCGCGTAACGTTACCTGATGCGTTGGAAGAAGATGTGATCCAAGGTAAAGTCGTGTGGGTTTCACCACAAGGTGCTCAGAATGCGAATCCGCCGGGCGTTGGCGTAGCGTTTGGAGAAAACAGCCAGCCTTTTAACGACAAAATTATTAAGCTTTTAGGCACGAGCCTAAATTCTGATAAGCCAACCTACACCATGTAA
- a CDS encoding DNA polymerase III subunit yields MLAPWLEQLQQQFNHTFQQGRLHHAIMLHGLRGTGKSLLASSLSDGLLCDKPSSLVACGTCKSCLLIKAGNHPDRLDIGEANSSIGVDQIRELGEFIYHSAQQGGNKVVVIRFADSMTSSAANALLKTLEEPNANRYLILCCDDVSRLPATIASRCFKQLVVAEQSANWLCNQLNSHEIEPWQTLFLQQPFLVLDWQEEEIESNIKTLYDCANSDVTAWQLNELNSMLAKRTELVDTFCLFLTQRIKQVALAGAPFERISEQLNSVTLFVKKTKTLAGTNMLLSLAMLQQSLRQLS; encoded by the coding sequence ATGTTAGCCCCTTGGCTTGAACAACTTCAGCAGCAATTTAATCATACTTTTCAGCAAGGTCGGTTACACCATGCGATAATGCTACATGGCTTAAGAGGCACTGGAAAAAGTTTACTAGCAAGTTCACTTTCAGATGGTTTACTTTGTGACAAGCCAAGTAGCTTGGTAGCCTGTGGGACATGCAAAAGTTGTTTACTGATAAAAGCGGGTAATCATCCTGATAGACTCGATATCGGTGAAGCAAATTCATCTATTGGCGTGGACCAAATTCGAGAGTTGGGTGAATTTATTTATCATTCTGCACAGCAAGGTGGTAATAAAGTTGTTGTTATCCGATTTGCTGACTCAATGACGTCATCCGCTGCTAATGCGTTATTGAAAACATTGGAAGAACCAAATGCAAATCGATATCTCATTCTATGCTGCGATGACGTATCTCGTTTACCCGCAACAATTGCCAGCCGGTGCTTTAAGCAATTAGTTGTCGCAGAACAAAGTGCTAACTGGTTATGCAACCAGCTTAATTCGCATGAAATTGAACCTTGGCAGACTCTGTTTTTGCAGCAACCTTTTCTTGTCCTTGATTGGCAAGAAGAGGAAATAGAATCAAATATCAAAACGTTATATGATTGTGCCAATAGTGACGTAACTGCATGGCAATTAAACGAGCTGAATTCCATGCTGGCTAAAAGAACTGAACTTGTCGACACATTTTGTTTATTCTTAACTCAAAGAATCAAACAAGTAGCGTTGGCAGGCGCGCCCTTTGAGCGCATTTCAGAACAACTTAATTCAGTTACCTTGTTTGTAAAAAAGACAAAAACGTTAGCTGGTACGAATATGTTGTTAAGTTTAGCCATGTTACAACAATCACTACGCCAGTTATCGTAA
- the tmk gene encoding dTMP kinase — MQGRFIVIEGLEGAGKSTAMGICEQALNSRGIDFVKVREPGGTPLAESLRSLVKSHHEENVAPETELLIMYAARAQLIHNVIKPALSKGQWVLADRHDWSSQAYQGGGRQLPQTHLDALATIVLNGLTPDLVLYLDIEPSLGLSRARGRGELDRIEQEAIEFFERTRAKYLSLVENASFGVKIDASQSMTQVHDDIHNALSQFLDKVC; from the coding sequence ATGCAGGGTAGATTTATTGTAATTGAAGGGCTGGAAGGCGCTGGAAAGTCAACCGCTATGGGTATTTGTGAGCAAGCCCTTAATTCTCGAGGTATCGACTTTGTTAAAGTTAGGGAACCTGGAGGTACACCGCTTGCGGAATCACTTCGTAGCCTTGTTAAAAGCCATCATGAAGAAAACGTTGCACCAGAAACAGAATTGCTCATTATGTACGCCGCGCGTGCACAGCTGATACACAACGTGATTAAACCCGCGTTGTCAAAAGGTCAATGGGTGCTTGCCGATAGACACGACTGGTCGTCACAAGCGTATCAAGGTGGTGGTCGCCAACTGCCTCAGACACATTTAGACGCATTGGCAACGATTGTGCTAAATGGACTCACGCCTGATTTAGTTCTTTATTTGGATATTGAGCCAAGTCTAGGGCTTTCCCGTGCAAGAGGGCGAGGTGAGTTAGATAGAATTGAACAAGAGGCTATAGAGTTTTTTGAACGAACGAGAGCTAAATACCTTTCATTGGTCGAAAACGCTAGTTTTGGAGTCAAAATTGATGCAAGTCAGTCAATGACGCAAGTGCATGACGACATTCACAACGCACTCTCACAATTTTTGGACAAGGTATGTTAG
- the mltG gene encoding endolytic transglycosylase MltG — protein sequence MIKKILLAVVCCVVLTLIYLCLLINTVKTERLNAPQGSLFDVHAGQGALSVCERWEKLGWIQQCWRYRVFFKLFPLEGGMQKGLYELSSMPVFEAYNMILKGKQKQFSFTIIEGETFSQVLHKMKSSPYLEFDFNPDESASEYEGWLLPETYHYVAYTKATELAKRAHQQMDKLLKTTWANKMDDLPLATPYEALILASIIEKETALADERATVASVFVNRLRKGMRLQTDPTVIYGLGERFNGDITRANLKEKTPYNTYRIDGLPPTPIAMPSAGAVTAALNPRQTNYYYFVADGEGGHTFSTTLEEHNQAVKLFLEKSKHAG from the coding sequence ATGATTAAGAAAATTTTACTCGCTGTCGTTTGCTGTGTTGTCTTGACGCTGATTTATCTTTGCCTCCTGATTAACACCGTTAAAACCGAGCGACTTAATGCCCCTCAAGGTTCATTATTTGACGTGCACGCAGGACAAGGTGCTTTATCAGTGTGCGAACGTTGGGAAAAGTTGGGTTGGATACAGCAATGCTGGCGATACCGCGTGTTTTTCAAGCTTTTTCCTTTGGAAGGTGGAATGCAAAAAGGCTTATACGAATTATCATCTATGCCCGTTTTTGAGGCGTACAATATGATTTTGAAGGGTAAGCAAAAACAATTTAGTTTCACCATCATTGAGGGAGAAACCTTTTCTCAAGTTTTACACAAGATGAAAAGCTCGCCATATTTAGAATTTGACTTTAATCCAGATGAAAGCGCGTCGGAATATGAAGGGTGGTTGTTACCTGAAACTTATCACTATGTTGCTTACACTAAAGCAACTGAGCTTGCCAAAAGAGCACATCAACAGATGGATAAGTTGCTCAAAACTACTTGGGCGAATAAAATGGATGACTTGCCACTCGCGACGCCCTATGAAGCATTAATATTGGCTTCAATCATCGAAAAAGAAACCGCGTTGGCTGACGAACGAGCGACAGTGGCATCGGTTTTTGTCAATCGGTTACGTAAAGGCATGCGTTTGCAAACGGACCCAACCGTGATCTACGGATTAGGTGAACGTTTCAACGGCGATATCACTCGGGCAAATTTGAAAGAAAAGACACCCTATAACACGTATCGAATTGATGGGTTGCCACCGACACCAATAGCAATGCCATCGGCAGGCGCGGTTACTGCGGCATTAAATCCTAGGCAAACAAATTATTATTATTTTGTTGCGGACGGAGAAGGTGGACATACGTTTTCGACAACGCTTGAAGAACATAATCAAGCGGTAAAATTATTTTTAGAAAAGAGCAAACATGCAGGGTAG
- the pabC gene encoding aminodeoxychorismate lyase produces MQIVSSVSATDRGLAYGDGFFTTAKIEFDAVIDWPLHKARLEECAARLFFPSLDFTLIEPEVQRLIAGTPLGVLKIIVTRGCGGRGYSLPAHANPHLLLQLLPFPEHYLSLRDRGLKLGTSSVKLAPQPLLAGLKTLNRLEQVFIKQELDLLPFDDVVVCDNNDMVVETSIGNLVWIEGSRVLTSTLDLCGIKGVYLQSLKSKMDITEAQITQEALLNADAVFVCNSLMGVVPVYAIQNKVWNKNTVTRFALEHGLYD; encoded by the coding sequence ATGCAAATAGTATCGAGCGTCTCTGCGACGGACAGAGGCCTTGCCTACGGCGATGGTTTTTTTACAACGGCAAAAATTGAATTTGACGCTGTGATTGATTGGCCTTTGCATAAAGCAAGACTCGAAGAATGTGCAGCGCGTTTGTTTTTCCCTTCACTAGATTTCACGTTGATCGAACCTGAAGTCCAAAGATTAATAGCAGGGACACCGCTAGGTGTATTGAAAATCATAGTCACGCGTGGCTGTGGTGGTCGAGGCTACAGTTTACCAGCGCATGCCAATCCTCATCTATTGCTGCAGTTGCTTCCTTTTCCTGAACATTATCTATCGCTTCGTGATAGAGGTTTGAAATTGGGGACTAGTAGCGTCAAACTTGCGCCTCAACCCCTGCTTGCGGGATTAAAAACCTTAAATCGATTAGAACAAGTCTTCATTAAGCAGGAACTGGATCTTTTGCCTTTTGATGATGTTGTTGTTTGTGATAATAACGATATGGTCGTTGAAACAAGCATAGGCAACTTAGTTTGGATTGAGGGGAGCCGTGTCTTGACCTCGACACTCGATCTGTGTGGTATCAAGGGCGTTTACTTACAATCCCTAAAAAGTAAAATGGACATTACCGAGGCCCAAATTACACAAGAGGCACTGTTGAATGCGGACGCGGTATTTGTGTGTAACAGTTTAATGGGGGTTGTACCTGTGTATGCCATTCAAAACAAAGTGTGGAACAAAAACACCGTAACCCGATTTGCTCTGGAACATGGGTTGTATGATTAA
- the fabF gene encoding beta-ketoacyl-ACP synthase II, whose product MAKRRVVVTGLGMLTPLGNDVASTWQGLLEGRSGISNITHFDTTNFSTKFAGLINNFDVTDYIPAKEAKKMDLFIQYGVAAGGQALKDSGLEINESNAHRVGVAVGSGIGGLTLIEDNHVKLLNSGPRKLSPFYVPSTIINMISGHLSIMHGLRGPNISIVTACTTGLHNIGHAARMIAYGDADAMLAGGAEKASTPIGMGGFCAARALSSRNDDPQAASRPWDKDRDGFVLADGAGVIMLEEYEHAKARGAKIYAELVGFGMSGDAFHMTSPPEDGSGAALAMENALNDAQVNAEAVGYINAHGTSTHAGDKAETQAVKSIFKDSAKSVMVSSSKSMMGHLLGAAGSVESIITILSLQEQKVTPTINLDNPDEGCDLDYVPHTARDAKLEYALCNSFGFGGTNGSLLFKRV is encoded by the coding sequence GTGGCTAAACGTCGAGTCGTAGTAACAGGCTTAGGTATGTTGACGCCGCTAGGTAATGATGTAGCTTCTACCTGGCAGGGTTTGTTAGAGGGCCGTAGCGGCATCTCGAATATTACACATTTCGATACTACCAATTTCAGCACTAAATTTGCGGGCTTAATCAATAACTTTGATGTAACTGATTACATTCCAGCAAAAGAAGCCAAGAAAATGGACTTGTTCATCCAGTACGGTGTTGCTGCAGGTGGTCAAGCTCTTAAAGATTCTGGACTAGAAATTAACGAATCTAACGCGCACCGTGTTGGAGTTGCGGTAGGTTCAGGCATTGGCGGTTTAACGCTTATCGAAGATAACCATGTTAAGTTACTTAACAGCGGTCCTCGAAAGTTATCGCCGTTTTACGTGCCATCCACCATTATTAATATGATTTCAGGTCACCTTTCTATCATGCATGGCCTTCGTGGTCCGAATATTTCTATTGTAACGGCGTGTACAACAGGCCTTCACAATATCGGTCACGCTGCACGTATGATAGCGTATGGTGACGCAGACGCCATGCTCGCAGGTGGCGCAGAAAAAGCCTCAACACCTATCGGTATGGGTGGCTTCTGTGCGGCAAGAGCACTTTCTTCTCGCAATGACGACCCGCAAGCTGCGTCTCGCCCATGGGATAAAGACCGCGATGGTTTCGTCCTTGCAGATGGCGCAGGTGTTATCATGCTTGAAGAATATGAGCATGCTAAGGCGCGTGGTGCGAAGATTTACGCGGAACTTGTTGGTTTCGGTATGAGTGGCGATGCATTCCACATGACCTCTCCACCAGAAGATGGTTCGGGTGCAGCACTTGCGATGGAAAATGCGTTAAATGATGCACAAGTTAATGCAGAAGCAGTTGGGTACATCAATGCGCACGGTACCTCAACTCACGCAGGCGATAAAGCTGAAACACAAGCGGTTAAGTCTATTTTCAAGGACTCAGCTAAATCTGTCATGGTGAGTTCATCAAAATCAATGATGGGTCACTTACTTGGTGCAGCGGGTTCTGTTGAATCAATTATCACTATTTTGTCGTTACAAGAACAAAAAGTTACACCGACAATTAACTTAGATAATCCAGATGAAGGCTGTGACCTAGACTACGTACCGCATACAGCACGTGATGCTAAACTTGAGTATGCGCTATGTAACTCGTTTGGATTTGGCGGAACAAATGGTTCGTTGCTGTTTAAACGTGTATAG
- the acpP gene encoding acyl carrier protein produces MSDIQERVKKIIIEQLGVKEEEVKNEASFVDDLGADSLDTVELVMALEEEFDTEIPDEEAEKITTVQAAIDYVTAHAE; encoded by the coding sequence ATGAGCGACATCCAAGAACGCGTAAAGAAAATCATCATTGAACAACTAGGTGTTAAAGAAGAAGAAGTTAAAAACGAAGCGTCTTTCGTTGACGATTTAGGTGCAGACTCTCTTGATACAGTTGAGCTAGTAATGGCGCTAGAGGAAGAGTTTGACACTGAGATCCCTGATGAAGAAGCAGAGAAAATCACTACTGTTCAAGCAGCGATCGATTACGTAACTGCTCACGCTGAGTAA